Below is a genomic region from Staphylococcus carnosus.
TATCATGTTCTTGAAGCTTTTCAACCAGCCACTCAACACCCATCTATTTCACCCTTTCAAGTTTACCTTGTTCTAAATATACAAGTAAAATTGAAATATCTGCAGGGTTAACACCTGAGATACGTGAAGCTTGTGCAATGTTCAATGGTTTAACTTCAGCCAATTTTTCTCTTGCTTCACTTGCTAAGCTGTCAATTTTACTATAGTCCAAATCATGCGGAATTTTTTTCTGTTCCATGCGTTTTACTTTTTCAACTTGTTGTAATGATTTATTGATATAGCCTTCATATTTTGTTTGAATTTCCACTTGTTCTTCCACATCTGCTGGAATTTGGTGGTCTTCTTCTAAAATATCTAAAATCGCTTGGTAATCCATTTCTGGACGACGTAATAATTCGATTGCTAAGATACCATCTTTAAGTGGTGAACCATTACGTGATTTAATCACTTCTTGTGTGTGTTCATTCGGTTTAATACGAATGTTAGTAAGACGATTGATTTCCGCTTCGATTTGATCACGTTTTTCATTGAATCGTGCATAACGTTCATCAGAAATCATACCTAATTCATGACCTAAATCAGTCAAACGTAAATCAGCATTATCATGACGCAATAATAAACGATATTCAGCACGAGAAGTTAATAAACGATAAGGTTCGTTTGTTCCTTTCGTTACAAGGTCATCGATAAGTACACCGATATAAGCATCTGAACGGCTTAATACTTTTTCGCCTGTACCAAGCACTCTGCCGGCAGCGTTAATACCAGCCATAATACCTTGACCAGCTGCCTCTTCATAGCCAGACGTACCATTGATTTGACCCGCTGTATATAAGTTTTTAATTTTCTTAGTTTCTAAAGTCGGCCATAATTGTGTCGGTACAATCGCATCATATTCAATTGCATAACCTGCACGCATCATGTCTGCTTTTTCTAAGCCTTCAATCGTTTGAAGCATTTCACGTTGTACGTGTTCAGGCAAGCTTGTAGAAAGACCTTGAACATAAACTTCATTAGTATCGCGTCCTTCTGGTTCTAAGAACAATTGGTGACGCGGTTTATCGTTGAAACGTACATATTTATCTTCAATAGATGGGCAATAACGAGGGCCTGTACCTTTAATCATACCTGAATACATTGCAGATAAATGCAAGTTATCATCAATCACTTGGTGTGTTTTATCATTTGTATAAGTTAGCCAGCAAGGTAGTTGATCTAAAATAAATTCAGTTGTTTCGAAACTGAATGCACGACCTACATCATCACCAGGTTGAATTTCAGTTTTACTGTAATCAATAGTTTTAGCATTCACACGTGGAGGTGTACCTGTTTTGAAACGTACAATATCAAATCCAAGTTCTCTTAAGTTATCTGCTAAAGTAACAGATGGCAATTGATGGTTAGGACCGCTTGAATATTTTAAGTTTCCTAAGATGATTTCACCGCGTAAGAATGTTCCTGTAGTGATAACAACTGCTTTAGAACGATATTCTGTTCCGATATTAGTACGAACACCTTTGATTTCATCATCTTCAATGATTAATTCATCTACCATACCTTGCATAATGTGCAAGTTCTCTTCATCTTCTAACACACGTTTCATTTCTTTTTGATATAACACTTTATCTGCTTGTGCTCTTAATGCACGGACTGCTGGACCTTTACCTGTGTTCAGCATACGCATTTGAATGTGTGTTCTATCAATTGTCTTAGCCATTTGACCGCCAAGTGCATCAATTTCACGTACTACTATACCTTTAGCTGGACCGCCCACTGATGGGTTACATGGCATAAATCCAACGTTATCTAAGTTAATTGTCAGCATTAATGTTTTAGCACCGCGTCT
It encodes:
- the mnmG gene encoding tRNA uridine-5-carboxymethylaminomethyl(34) synthesis enzyme MnmG, which gives rise to MSLDYDVIVIGAGHAGIEAGLASARRGAKTLMLTINLDNVGFMPCNPSVGGPAKGIVVREIDALGGQMAKTIDRTHIQMRMLNTGKGPAVRALRAQADKVLYQKEMKRVLEDEENLHIMQGMVDELIIEDDEIKGVRTNIGTEYRSKAVVITTGTFLRGEIILGNLKYSSGPNHQLPSVTLADNLRELGFDIVRFKTGTPPRVNAKTIDYSKTEIQPGDDVGRAFSFETTEFILDQLPCWLTYTNDKTHQVIDDNLHLSAMYSGMIKGTGPRYCPSIEDKYVRFNDKPRHQLFLEPEGRDTNEVYVQGLSTSLPEHVQREMLQTIEGLEKADMMRAGYAIEYDAIVPTQLWPTLETKKIKNLYTAGQINGTSGYEEAAGQGIMAGINAAGRVLGTGEKVLSRSDAYIGVLIDDLVTKGTNEPYRLLTSRAEYRLLLRHDNADLRLTDLGHELGMISDERYARFNEKRDQIEAEINRLTNIRIKPNEHTQEVIKSRNGSPLKDGILAIELLRRPEMDYQAILDILEEDHQIPADVEEQVEIQTKYEGYINKSLQQVEKVKRMEQKKIPHDLDYSKIDSLASEAREKLAEVKPLNIAQASRISGVNPADISILLVYLEQGKLERVK